The region AGTGGCAAGTGTGGCAGGTCGCGGGAAAGAAGGCGAGAGTCACTGGCTCTCAAGAGACGTCGTGCCATATTTGAGGCCACTCGTTTCCTTTGAATGTTCGTAAGGGTGGCCCCGGTTGAGAGTTTGATTTTTACAGGGGTGGGGTGTCAAGAAAATGTTCTTTACTGCACCTTTCAACCTGTTTCGGCGCGATGTTGGTCGCAAGAAAAATTCAGATGCCCTCATCAAGTCGAAAACCTATCTGGGTAATTGCTGGGTCATATGTTTCAAGCCATTCGATAAGAAGGCTGTACATAATCACTGCGCCACGCGCGGCTGGCTCCGCTTGAAGATTGGTGTATGAGTGGCCTTTCCGCCAGAGCTGGTGAACGATGCGATTACGTCGACGATTAAACTGCGTAAGCTCATCTAGGAAGGTAGGAATTGTGTATCCCATTTGGTCAAGGTAAACGCGGTACTTCTGGATAAGCTTGTCAAAGCTGATGTTCTTCTCATCAGATATTTGGAGGAAGTGCCGGAGCAATGCTTCGATAAGTGAGTGAACAAGCAGGTACGTCTGGACGAACTGCCCATCGCTCAATGCCTGTGCCGCTGTTTTCTCGTTATCCTTGATGATGAGCGAAAAGTCTGGACTTGGTTGATTTAGCATTATGTATCTCACGGGCATTTAATTCCGAAAAAAGGTGTTAGTGCCCGGGGGCAATAATTCCCTCCCTCGTTCTTTGCATCTCTTATGTTTCACTGCGCGGTTGTCGAGAATTGATTCTCCAAACCAGAATACACAGTTACGACCAAACAAAGGTTACTGGAGAATAGCCTTAACACTTCAAAAACTCCAAAAATATTGCCAACCATTTCCGCTGGCAATACGCCTTGATTGCCGGCCTTTGACTTTCTCGATCAGAGCCTTCGAAAAACACTGCTGAGCAAGTCAGCAGTGGCACCCATTGACTTCTACATAGCACTGTGGCGAAGTCTCCACCTCACACCAGACCATCTCGTATCGCAATCGCGACGGCACCGGCGCGGTTGTGGACGTGGAGTTTCTGGTAGATGTTTCTGAGATGGGTATCAATCGTGTGGGGGCTGAGTTTTAATGCGCGGGCGATTTCGTCTTTAGTCAACCCCCGCACCACCTGTTTCAGCACATCCTGCTCCCGCAGGCTGAGATCGCTGGGTGATTTTGGCACAGTCGCTTTGGGTGGAGTGTTCGACATTAACTCCAGCACTTTACGCGCAATCTGAGGAGTCATCGAAGCACCGCCGGACAAAACTTCCTCAATGGCCCGGGCGATTTCCTCCGCCGAAGAAGTCTTCAGCAGGTAACCATCGGCCCCCGCACAAATGGCTCCAAAAATCCGGTTATGATCATCGAAGACTGTCAAAATGATGATTTTGAGAGCAGGTGACGCTGCTCGTAATGGTTTCATGGCCGAGATGCCATTCATGCCCGGTAAACCAATATCCAGCAGAATCAGCTCGGGGGCGGATTGAACTTCAAGTGCTGTTAGCGCTTCCTCGGCTGTCGAGAAATTGGCCGCACAGTGATAGGCCGGCATGGCATCGATCGTTTTCGATAATGCCCGGCGGAATGACTGATTGTCTTCAATCAGCCAGATGTTGCGGCGTTCGTTCGTCTTCGTCATCGCCCATCAGTTTCCTGAGAAAGCCAAAGTTTACGGGAGTGGCACTTTCAAGGTGGTCGTGTGCGGAGTTCCCGTCAAGAACTCGATGGAGCCGTGCAGTTCGCCGATTCGTTTGCGAATGTTCGGCAGACCATCCCCTGTCAGCACCTTTTGTGAGTCAAAACCGACGCCATTATCAACGATTTCCAACAGAAACGATTTGCGATCAAGAATAATCGTGATCGAGACAGCCGTCGCCAGGCTATGGCGGCTCAAATTGTGAAAGATTTCTTTGATCGAAAGAAATAAATTCCTCCGCCAGACGATATCGACCGTCACCTCCGGGATCTCTTTCGGTGTCTCGATCTTGAGATCCAGATTCCCGAGCATTCGCGTCGCGGATTGACGTACCTGGCTGATGAACTCTTCCAGAGTGAGCGGTGCAGGTTTAATAATCCAGAGCATATCCCGCATCGCCTGGCTGGTCTCGGTGGCAATCTTGGAAATCTCAATCAAATCGTGTGTCGATTCCTGCGGGATGCCTGTCTCGGTCGCGAGATTTCGGCTCATGAGGGCAATGGTTCCAAGATTACTGCCAATGTCATCATGCAGGTCACTGGCAATGCGTTCGCGAAGTTTTGTCGTTTCGCGGTGAATTCGACCTTTCTGCCAGAGGATGGCCGTCAGTAAGAAGCTCAGTGACAAGATGAGAATGCCGCCACCTCCGACACCAGCATTCACCCAGAACGAACTGCGGCTCTGTGCGAGCTTTTCCTGCACACTGGAAAGCTGGGCTTCGTACTGCCGGCGTAAATCGATCTGCTTCAGCCAGTTCGCCAGTTCGATAATGTCGTTGCGACTGGTGAAATCATCGACGATCGCAGCGGGAAACCAGCGTGAGGAAGCTGTTTCAGACTTATCAGACCCAGTGGAAGCAGTGTCAGAGTGAGTGATGGTGACTCGTTTTTTGAGGGCCACATTCTGATCGCCGGCGTAGACCTGCATCTCGGCCAGCGCTGCGACTGGGGGCGATTGCCGTTCATCGGGCACGTTGACGATCAATCGCACATATCGGGCAGGGAGTGGATCAATGGGTAAATCGACCTCGCCGCGCATATCGTGAAGTTGTGGTAGCTGCTGCCTGAACAACCTGCGAGAGGCGACAGGAATGATCAGCGGCCGATCTGTCCAGTGACGCAGTTCAAAACGACTGAAATCGAGGATCGCTTCGGCATCTTCAAATTCGGGAGAGTTGCTTAAGAGGATTTGAAAGCTGGTGGGGAATCCCCATCCGGGAGAACTGGGTGAATCGGTGGGTTGAGCCGGGTAGAGCCGCACTTCGTCGATGGGGTAGGTTTCGCCCAGATCGATGGTGATTGTGAGCTGAGTGGCCTTGGGCCCTTTCTGTTGAAAACCATCGGATGGACTTTTCTGCAAGCCGACGGGTGGGGGGATGACAGAGAACTCATCGACTAGATATTCAGTGGACCAGCGTAAGTCGGCCTCGATGGAACTCTTGGCATCGACCGGCCGCCAGAAGGCAATGTTCCGCATGCCCGAGATGACGAGCAGTTCGCCAATCGCCACAAAGTGATTTCCATCCAACGTTGCCAGTCGTGTGAAGGTGATCCGTACATAACGACCAATAGCTCCCGGCGTCGCAATTTGGACCGGGAAGTAGCCTGGTGCGGGAAAATCTTCTGCGGTGAAATCGGCCAGTATTCTCGGATTCTGAAAATCCAACTGATCTGCAACTTCCACTCGAAACCTTTTGGGAAAGCCATAGCCCGGGATTTGCTGATCATTCAACCTGAGCAGGACAGGAGCGAGCACAATCGATTCGAATGTCCGAATGGCCCCCAGATCGACCTGAATCCATTCCTGATCATCTCGTGAAGGTTGGAATTGTGAGTGATAGCCCGCGCGCAAGACTTCTTGTGGTGTGTACAGAGGCAGCGACGCCAACCGGCTCTTCAGATCCTGCTCCGAGCGAGATAACTGAGCAACTTGAGGACTGAGGATGCGGGCGAGTTGATCAAACCAGGGAGTTTTCGCTTCGGCCTGCAGATTTGAAGTTGAGAGTAAGCCTATTAGCAGTAGTGCCAGCAGTCGCCACAGCCGGAGATTCAGGGGAGTGAAAACTTCCGGTGCATACCTGGCCACAATACTTCCTCATTTTGTGAACGAAATCACGCGAATGCGTGAGGCGGGAACTGAACCTCGAATCTAATCTCGTCAATCACATCAAACCCGGCCAATGTGACATTGTCGAGGAAGTCACCAGGCGGAAGTTAAGAAGTCTCTCAATTCCCTTTCTCCTTTCTCCGTTTCGAACAGGACCGAATGATGCATCTCTCCAGCGCCAGACGAGGTTTTACGCTGATTGAACTGTTGGTCGTCATCGCGATTATTGCGATTCTGATTGCACTGCTTTTACCGGCCGTTCAGCAGGCCCGGGAGGCAGCTCGTAGAACGCAGTGTCGCAATAATCTCAAGCAGATTGGTCTGGCATTACATAATTATCACGACGTGATGCAGTGCTTTCCATTTGGAAGTATTTCGAACGCGCTGAATAACTCCGGTGGTGGAGGGGCGACACCTTCCACGACGGCCACCGGAGCATCGCTGCCACCGACCGACATTTCGTGGATGCCGATGACGCTGCCATACATCGATCAGGCTCCGCTTTACAATTCCGTCTCGCCTTATTTTGTGACGACGAATTCGCGTGATTTTCCGAGCAATTTGATCAACAAAGTCATCCCGGCTTTCGTCTGTCCATCCGACCCGAATGGATCGAAGCTGACCGAGTTTCATGGTGCCACGATCGACCGCAATGATGGTTTCTGTGGGAACTATCTCGCCTGTAACGGCAGCACAGAAGTGACTGTGGCCAATTCGCGAGCAATGGACGGTATGTTCTTCTATCGCTCATCGGTGCGTATGCGTGACATCATCGATGGGACATCGAACACCGTCATGCTGGCAGAAGTGAATCTGGTTCCGGAAGTGACACCAAACGTAAGCCGCGACTGGCGCGGTCGTTACTGGCGTGCCGATCATTTGAGCAGCATCTTCAGCACCAACCTGCCGCCAAATACGACCGCTTCCGACCGCTGCCGGACATGTGAAGGGTCTCCCGTCAGTCCGACATATGCACCCTGCACTGCCTCGACAGATCCTCAAGTGATTTATGCCCGTAGTCGGCATACCGGTGGTGTGCACATGGCTCTGGCCGATGGATCGATGCGATTTATCAGCGAGAACATCGACCTGGGTGTCTGGCGTGCCTTGGGAACTCGGGCTGGCGGTGAAGTGGTTTCGGAATTCTAAGCCACCTCCTATTCAAGTCATCGCTTTCATTACGATCACAAGGCGACAGCATGGATGTTGTTGCCTGATCGTAAAGTATAAACGATGCCACGCAGGTTACCGCTCTTTAACTAATCAGGCGCATCCTGAATCGACTTCAACTTCAGATTCGCAACTCGTGTCAATATCTCGGCGGGTGGCTGGGGTTGAGCGTCTTCGCGAACCCCCAGTTTATGCCGTAAATCGCTGGGGGTTCGAAGACTCAACCCCAGCTACCCCATACCAAGGCTTGAAGTCGAATACTAGAATACATGCTAGATCTCTCATCAACCTCTCGATAGCTACCTGCTGGATAAATACGAATGTCTACATATACAAATTGGAAAAGCTATCTGCCGGTCATGGCCTTGAGTGCCGGATGGCTGCTGACAGGCTTAGCCGGGTGCGGCGGGGGCAGTGATGCACCTCAGCGGTATCCGATATTGGGGCGGGTCACTTTGGATGGAAATCCACTGGAACATGGCGAAGTGCTGATTCTGCCTGCGGATGGCAAGGGGCGGCCCGATGCCGGGGCAATCAAGAATGGAGAATTTGCGTTTGATTGCACCTCAGGTTCGAAACGCGTGGAGATTACTTCTACGAAGGAGATTCCGCCCGCTTCTCCCGGAGGGATGCCCGACTATGTGGCATTAATCCCCCAAAAGTATAACTCAGCCTCGACGTTGACTGCCGAAGTGAAACCCAGCCGGAATGTGAGTGATAACACGTTCGAGTTTTCGTTGAAGACGAAGTAGATCTTCTATATAAGTACTAATTGAACAGGATTTGTCACCATAAGAAACTGAAAGGCCGAATCGCTCAATGCGATTCGGCCTGTTCTCTTATTCAATCTTTTAATTTGTGATCGAGTCGTCAGGAGAGGCTTATATCAAATCTTTGGTCAAAAAATCAGTTATCGAGCGAGGCAATCTGTCCATCATTTCGGCCGCCGAGTCGTTGCCATGTGGTATTGTCGACGTTATCGCTCACGAATCGGACAGCACCGTCAGCCATGAGAACATGTACACCGCCCGTATGCCTGCTGCGAGCGGTATAAACTCCAATGTTGTCAGTTGACCAGCAACCGCTGCAGGCCACGCAGTTCGGAAATGTAGAATTCGGGTTGTAGACAGTGTTGAAAACTGTTTGCCCACCAATTCCTAAGGCCCAGTGAATCTGCTCCTTCAAATTTCCTGATCGGCGATGGACAGACCCCGTCGCTGAAGCAGCATCAGAAAGAGCTTTGCAGGCCGTCCCGAGAGCCTGCATTTGGGTCTGAGTGGGAAAGGACAAATTGATGGTGCTGAAGTCACTTGGCCCCCAGCTTTCCGCAAGCTTGGAATCGGGAGATCCGCTACCGGAAGCAATCTGTTCGCTGGCAGCAATAGTGTTCGATGTGCCATCTGTAATGTCACCAATTCGAACGCGAGCGCGGAAGTTAAAGACACCCACCTGTTCGCTGAGTGGAACTCCGCCGCGTAGTGCACCACTATGCCCCCAATAAAGCGTAGGGCCGGCACTCATCACATAGCTGTTTCCACCACCGCGAGGATCGCTTGGCCCCTGATCCGATGGACACAGGAAGACAGGAATGCGACGAGTGATCATTTGCCAGTTGGGAGTTCCTGCTCCGGATTCATTCACTGCTAGTGAAAAATCGAGGTCACCAGTAATGTTCGCCTGCTCAAAATAAGGCAACAGCATCGAGTGGGCGCTCCAACCCCAGTACGAGTTGTCACCGGTACTGCGAGTTTCAAAATTCGCACGCGGAAACATGTTATAAACATCGTGATAATTATGGATTGCCAGTCCGAACTGCTTAAGATTGTTTTTGCAAGCCGACCTTCTGGCCGCTTCGCGTGCCTGTTGAACAGCGGGTAACAATAAGGCAATCAGAATGGCAATAATCGCAATGACCACGAGCAATTCAATCAAGGTGAAACCATGTTTTTTCCGCATACGCTCTCTCCAGTCGCCAATAAAAAGTGAACAAATAAACAAGTCGTTGGACATTATTGACGTCATCAATGCGAATGGCAATCAAAAACAGGTCAATCATTGCAAGGTATGACGAATTTATGCAGATTGCATAGTTGAGAACGTCGGATCATTCCAACGGATGATCAAAGCAGTAAGGTTGTGGGCAGGTATTCCGAACGTCACGACAAGGTTATCTCGAAACCCCATCATCATGGCTGAACAACAGCAGGATGACCTGGGTGAGAGCGGCGTGCTGAGCGGGCGAGACTTTGCCTGAGGCTGGCTTCTCGCCGATCTTTAAGAGTTCGGCGGTGGTCTCTGGCTGAGATTGATAAGTGGCCACCTGCTGGTCATAGAATGCCAGTAGCAACTCCAGTTCGCGAGAACTCGGTTCGCGTGTAAGGAGTGCCGTATAGGCGACTTTCACCCGATCAGCAGGAGCTGCATGCGCAAGGCTGAGATTCTCGGCGTAAACTCTCGCTGCCTCGATGAACTGGGGATCGTTCATCAACACCAGTGCCTGGAGCGGCGTGCTGGTGCGCTCGCGTTTCGCAATGCAGCTTTCTCGGCTGGGGGCGTCAAAGGTGCTCATGGATGGTGGAGGCAGAATCCTCCGCCAGAAGGTGTACATACTCCGGCGGTAAAGGTGCTCACCTCCCACCTTGGGATAGCTTTTTCCTGTTCCCGCTTCTTCCCAAAGTCCAGCCGGTTGATAGGGGTAAACGCTGGGCCCGCCCACTTTTGTGATCAAGAGGCCACTCACCGCAAGTGCCTGATCGCGCAGCATTTCTGATGAGAGACGAAACCGGGGTCCACGAGCCAGTAATCGATTTT is a window of Planctopirus limnophila DSM 3776 DNA encoding:
- a CDS encoding histidine kinase, with the protein product MARYAPEVFTPLNLRLWRLLALLLIGLLSTSNLQAEAKTPWFDQLARILSPQVAQLSRSEQDLKSRLASLPLYTPQEVLRAGYHSQFQPSRDDQEWIQVDLGAIRTFESIVLAPVLLRLNDQQIPGYGFPKRFRVEVADQLDFQNPRILADFTAEDFPAPGYFPVQIATPGAIGRYVRITFTRLATLDGNHFVAIGELLVISGMRNIAFWRPVDAKSSIEADLRWSTEYLVDEFSVIPPPVGLQKSPSDGFQQKGPKATQLTITIDLGETYPIDEVRLYPAQPTDSPSSPGWGFPTSFQILLSNSPEFEDAEAILDFSRFELRHWTDRPLIIPVASRRLFRQQLPQLHDMRGEVDLPIDPLPARYVRLIVNVPDERQSPPVAALAEMQVYAGDQNVALKKRVTITHSDTASTGSDKSETASSRWFPAAIVDDFTSRNDIIELANWLKQIDLRRQYEAQLSSVQEKLAQSRSSFWVNAGVGGGGILILSLSFLLTAILWQKGRIHRETTKLRERIASDLHDDIGSNLGTIALMSRNLATETGIPQESTHDLIEISKIATETSQAMRDMLWIIKPAPLTLEEFISQVRQSATRMLGNLDLKIETPKEIPEVTVDIVWRRNLFLSIKEIFHNLSRHSLATAVSITIILDRKSFLLEIVDNGVGFDSQKVLTGDGLPNIRKRIGELHGSIEFLTGTPHTTTLKVPLP
- a CDS encoding response regulator, giving the protein MTKTNERRNIWLIEDNQSFRRALSKTIDAMPAYHCAANFSTAEEALTALEVQSAPELILLDIGLPGMNGISAMKPLRAASPALKIIILTVFDDHNRIFGAICAGADGYLLKTSSAEEIARAIEEVLSGGASMTPQIARKVLELMSNTPPKATVPKSPSDLSLREQDVLKQVVRGLTKDEIARALKLSPHTIDTHLRNIYQKLHVHNRAGAVAIAIRDGLV
- a CDS encoding signal peptide-containing protein, which produces MSTYTNWKSYLPVMALSAGWLLTGLAGCGGGSDAPQRYPILGRVTLDGNPLEHGEVLILPADGKGRPDAGAIKNGEFAFDCTSGSKRVEITSTKEIPPASPGGMPDYVALIPQKYNSASTLTAEVKPSRNVSDNTFEFSLKTK
- a CDS encoding DUF1559 domain-containing protein; amino-acid sequence: MMHLSSARRGFTLIELLVVIAIIAILIALLLPAVQQAREAARRTQCRNNLKQIGLALHNYHDVMQCFPFGSISNALNNSGGGGATPSTTATGASLPPTDISWMPMTLPYIDQAPLYNSVSPYFVTTNSRDFPSNLINKVIPAFVCPSDPNGSKLTEFHGATIDRNDGFCGNYLACNGSTEVTVANSRAMDGMFFYRSSVRMRDIIDGTSNTVMLAEVNLVPEVTPNVSRDWRGRYWRADHLSSIFSTNLPPNTTASDRCRTCEGSPVSPTYAPCTASTDPQVIYARSRHTGGVHMALADGSMRFISENIDLGVWRALGTRAGGEVVSEF
- a CDS encoding DUF1559 domain-containing protein, producing the protein MRKKHGFTLIELLVVIAIIAILIALLLPAVQQAREAARRSACKNNLKQFGLAIHNYHDVYNMFPRANFETRSTGDNSYWGWSAHSMLLPYFEQANITGDLDFSLAVNESGAGTPNWQMITRRIPVFLCPSDQGPSDPRGGGNSYVMSAGPTLYWGHSGALRGGVPLSEQVGVFNFRARVRIGDITDGTSNTIAASEQIASGSGSPDSKLAESWGPSDFSTINLSFPTQTQMQALGTACKALSDAASATGSVHRRSGNLKEQIHWALGIGGQTVFNTVYNPNSTFPNCVACSGCWSTDNIGVYTARSRHTGGVHVLMADGAVRFVSDNVDNTTWQRLGGRNDGQIASLDN